The stretch of DNA ATCGTCGCCGGCGTCATAGGTCGCCGGCAGCACGCCCGAGACGATGTAAGTGCCCGTGGCGGTCTTAGCCACGCCCAGATTGACCGCAGCGTCCACGGCCCCGTTGCGCACCATGGAAGCGGTTGGAGTGGTGTCGGCGTCGGCGCTTTCGCCGTCGCTGAAGCGTGAAGTCGTAAAGCCACGGACGATGCTGTCTCCCGGTCGGTAGATCATGCTGCACGTCTCCTCATGGATGGTCCTGGATGGATGATCGACGCCGCCCGTCGCCGGCTGCCGGCATGGATCAGCGGAGAGCCGAAGATGGATCCGCCGTGGCACCCGCTGGGTTCCACGTACGTCCTCAGCGCCCCCATGTCGTCGGGGGTGCCGCGAGGGTTCCCCAGGGCGTCGAAGTCGAGAATCTTGGTGCCTGCCCCGATGGCCGGGCTGCCCGCCTTGAGGTGCAGATCGCTGGCGACGTTGACGAACACATCGGCGGCGGTCTGGTTGATCAGGCCTGACGTTCCGGGGGCGGTTGCATCGCTCGATAGGTT from Planctomycetaceae bacterium encodes:
- a CDS encoding choice-of-anchor Q domain-containing protein, which codes for NLSSDATAPGTSGLINQTAADVFVNVASDLHLKAGSPAIGAGTKILDFDALGNPRGTPDDMGALRTYVEPSGCHGGSIFGSPLIHAGSRRRAASIIHPGPSMRRRAA